The Castor canadensis chromosome 8, mCasCan1.hap1v2, whole genome shotgun sequence genome contains a region encoding:
- the Mpst gene encoding 3-mercaptopyruvate sulfurtransferase, which yields MAAPQLFRALVSSQWVAEALGAPRTGQALQLLDASWYLPKTGRDPRREFEEQHIPGSAFFDIDQCSDRTSPYDHMLPDAEQFAEYAGQLGVGEATHVVIYDGSDQGLYSAPRLWWMFRAFGHRTVSLLNGGLRHWLSQGLPLSSGKSYPTPATFRARLDPTFVTTFQEMKENLESRRFQVVDARPAGRFRGIEPEPREGIEPGHIPHSTNIPFTEFLTEEGLEKNPEEIRHLFKDKKVDLTQPLVATCGSGVTACHVVLGAYLCGKTNVPVYDGSWMEWHTRAPPEHIISEGWGKTH from the exons ATGGCTGCTCCACAGCTCTTCCGGGCACTTGTGTCCTCGCAGTGGGTGGCAGAGGCCTTGGGGGCCCCACGCACTGGGCAGGCCCTGCAGCTCCTCGACGCCTCCTGGTACCTGCCCAAGACAGGTCGTGACCCACGCCGCGAATTCGAGGAGCAACACATCCCAGGCTCAGCTTTCTTTGACATCGATCAGTGCAGCGACCGCACGTCGCCCTACGATCACATGCTGCCTGACGCTGAGCAGTTTGCAGAGTACGCGGGTCAGCTGGGCGTGGGCGAGGCCACGCACGTCGTGATCTACGATGGCAGTGACCAGGGCCTCTACTCGGCACCACGGCTCTGGTGGATGTTCCGTGCCTTCGGCCACCGTACAGTGTCCCTACTCAATGGAGGCCTCCGCCACTGGCTGAGCCAGGGCCTCCCGCTCAGCTCCGGCAAAAGCTACCCGACGCCTGCCACATTCCGCGCACGTCTAGACCCCACCTTCGTCACCACGTTCCAGGAAATGAAGGAGAACCTGGAGTCCCGGCGCTTCCAGGTGGTAGACGCCCGCCCCGCTGGTCGGTTCCGCGGCATTGAGCCTGAGCCCCGAGAAG GCATCGAACCTGGCCATATCCCACACAGCACGAACATCCCCTTCACGGAGTTCCTGACCGAGGAGGGCCTGGAGAAAAACCCTGAGGAGATCCGCCACCTGTTCAAGGACAAGAAGGTGGACCTGACCCAGCCCCTGGTGGCCACGTGTGGCTCCGGCGTCACAGCCTGCCACGTGGTGCTGGGGGCCTACCTCTGCGGCAAGACCAACGTGCCGGTCTACGATGGTTCCTGGATGGAGTGGCACACGCGTGCCCCGCCAGAGCACATCATCTCCGAGGGCTGGGGGAAGACCCACTGA